ttgtGCTGTAAAGTTTGTGACTGTGTTCTGTGTTGTAGATTCATTAACCTCAATGTCCTCTCCACGTCTACCACTTTTGATATAAGGTGTCAAGCTCTGATTTTCAGGTGCATCTGTAATATTCATGCCATCTGATGTTGTGTAATCTGCAGTAATGGGTATGTCTGTATTTTGTGAAGTTATCCAAATATTTCCTATTGTTGCAGAAGTTGTGTCGGTTGTGTTTGGTGTTATGTTTGGTGTTGTGTAATGTTCCTCTGTGTGCATGAGAACCATGTGTCCAGTTGTGAGACCGTTACTTCCCGTTGTGCCTGAGTCCTTGTCCGAATTAGCAAATGTTTCCTGGGTGGAGctcatttcatcattttcttcATCAGCCTTCATTGTGTCATTCACCGTCCATTCTGTCCAAGCAACAGTTTGGACACTGTTGAACGGTTCCGATGTGAGCTGCTTGACTGTGGTGGCATTCCAGATGTCTTCGGTCTGTCTGTCATTGTTGTAACTCGTGTTGTGTGCACTTGCCCCtcttcctgttttgtttttgtcttccaTTTGGGCTGTTAGTCTTGCAGAGGAAGTGGTTGTAGCTGTTAGACTTGTATTTGTGTGGATCGTAACAGTATTGCTCTCCCCATCTGCTGCTTTCACAGCATCTATAGTGTCATTTTGAGACTCGGGACCCACTGACGTTGTTTCCTCTGTGGGTGTCACATTTTGAGTTAAacttgcatgtgtttgtgtttcaatgGTCAAAGCTGTTGTCATCGTGCTGTCCCATGTTGTCGTGACCGGAGGAGACAAATCTGTCGAATTTAATGGTATCCCGAGTTCTTGGATAATTTCTGTAGTTTCTTCAGGGGTGAATATGGTTTCAGTGTAGCTTCTCATGGTGCTTGGTGGTGGTGTGTTGAAATAAAGAGAGGAGACGGTGAGGAAGTGTGTAAGCCACACTGCGATTGACAGTAAAATCGTCTCCATTATGACTTCTGTAAAGACAGAACAAGAGACCATGTGAACTGATGCGGAAGCTACAGATGACTTAAATTTTTATCGTTGATCTATTGTTTGTAGGATTGcatttacagtttaaaaaacatttgagttaTTCGTTC
This region of Triplophysa dalaica isolate WHDGS20190420 chromosome 7, ASM1584641v1, whole genome shotgun sequence genomic DNA includes:
- the si:ch73-248e21.5 gene encoding uncharacterized protein si:ch73-248e21.5 is translated as METILLSIAVWLTHFLTVSSLYFNTPPPSTMRSYTETIFTPEETTEIIQELGIPLNSTDLSPPVTTTWDSTMTTALTIETQTHASLTQNVTPTEETTSVGPESQNDTIDAVKAADGESNTVTIHTNTSLTATTTSSARLTAQMEDKNKTGRGASAHNTSYNNDRQTEDIWNATTVKQLTSEPFNSVQTVAWTEWTVNDTMKADEENDEMSSTQETFANSDKDSGTTGSNGLTTGHMVLMHTEEHYTTPNITPNTTDTTSATIGNIWITSQNTDIPITADYTTSDGMNITDAPENQSLTPYIKSGRRGEDIEVNESTTQNTVTNFTAQTRKENTTPLVTLATSSDTTNNNKSSIIANVTPDNNTNGTLVITDPKKSLLPECFITNSKQTQQSKLVCFITLLTLAMVASVFLGISIFLYVRLSILKKRVRIRGGGQGGKGGQKEEKESLWADPKASVQERVEFWYVNGSTLEADRKERGKRREERVKGKKVEQNRCESELWIQPVVTEDDITEFWHANRRMKEDRTQMRYF